In Rattus norvegicus strain BN/NHsdMcwi chromosome 3, GRCr8, whole genome shotgun sequence, a genomic segment contains:
- the B3galt9 gene encoding beta-1,3-galactosyltransferase 9, with the protein MQVTLCRLRTHQWCFLLFNVVLFHVLLFGADFVEEYFLRSLPRVDMKILSIKNKARKLNLEPLRHNPSKYYVLSQPEVCNGKTIFLLSLIFSSPGNATRRELIRKTWGSVTSVRGYPILTLFALGMPALVATQEELDAEAQENNDIIEGIFLDSSENQTLKIISMTQWAVAFCPNALFVLKADEDTFINLPGLVDYLLNLKGQMEGIYLGRVIHQDIPNRDPHSQEFVPLSEYPEKYYPDYCSGEAFIMSQDVARMMCVVLNEAPIMVPADVFVGICAKSLGLTPSHSSRFSGERHITYNRCCYKFIFTSSEATDAETSLAWKEMNDGKECSVFETYYGLISCKLLTYLDSFRHFHWRSSEDRAGYFGD; encoded by the exons ATGCAG GTGACGCTCTGCCGACTTCGGACTCACCAGTGGTGTTTCCTCCTCTTTAACGTCGTACTATTTCATGTGTTGCTCTTCGGAGCTGACTTTGTAGAAGAATATTTCTTACGTTCTTTGCCTCGCGTGGACATGAAAATTCTCAGCATTAAAAACAAGGCAAGAAAACTGAACCTGGAACCTTTAAGGCACAATCCTTCCAAGTACTATGTCCTGAGCCAGCCGGAGGTGTGCAACGGGAAGACCATCTTTCTGCTCTCTCTTATCTTCAGTAGTCCAGGGAACGCAACAAGACGGGAGCTCATCAGGAAAACCTGGGGTAGTGTGACCAGCGTCCGAGGCTACCCAATTCTCACGCTGTTTGCTCTGGGAATGCCGGCGCTGGTCGCTACGCAGGAAGAGTTAGATGCAGAGGCTCAGGAGAATAATGACATAATTGAAGGGATCTTCCTGGACAGTTCGGAAAACCAAACGCTGAAGATCATCTCAATGACCCAGTGGGCTGTAGCCTTCTGTCCCAACGCCCTGTTCGTTCTCAAGGCTGATGAGGACACGTTTATCAATCTACCAGGCTTGGTAGACTATCTTCTCAATCTGAAAGGTCAGATGGAAGGTATATATCTAGGAAGGGTTATCCATCAGGATATACCTAACAGGGACCCCCATAGCCAAGAATTTGTCCCTCTTAGTGAGTACCCCGAAAAATACTACCCAGACTACTGCAGTGGTGAGGCCTTTATAATGTCCCAAGATGTGGCTCGGATGATGTGTGTGGTTTTGAACGAAGCACCCATCATGGTGCCTGCTGATGTATTTGTGGGGATCTGTGCTAAGTCCCTGGGCCTTACACCTAGCCACAGTTCAAGGTTTTCTGGGGAAAGGCACATCACATATAACAGATGCTGCTACAAGTTCATTTTCACATCCTCAGAAGCTACAGATGCTGAAACTTCCCTAGCatggaaagaaatgaatgatgGGAAAGAATGTTCTGTGTTCGAGACTTATTATGGGCTCATCTCCTGCAAGCTTCTGACATACCTGGACAGCTTCAGGCATTTTCACTGGAGGAGCTCGGAAGACCGTGCTGGGTATTTTGGTGATTAG
- the B3galt9 gene encoding beta-1,3-galactosyltransferase 9 isoform X1, translating to MKILSIKNKARKLNLEPLRHNPSKYYVLSQPEVCNGKTIFLLSLIFSSPGNATRRELIRKTWGSVTSVRGYPILTLFALGMPALVATQEELDAEAQENNDIIEGIFLDSSENQTLKIISMTQWAVAFCPNALFVLKADEDTFINLPGLVDYLLNLKGQMEGIYLGRVIHQDIPNRDPHSQEFVPLSEYPEKYYPDYCSGEAFIMSQDVARMMCVVLNEAPIMVPADVFVGICAKSLGLTPSHSSRFSGERHITYNRCCYKFIFTSSEATDAETSLAWKEMNDGKECSVFETYYGLISCKLLTYLDSFRHFHWRSSEDRAGYFGD from the coding sequence ATGAAAATTCTCAGCATTAAAAACAAGGCAAGAAAACTGAACCTGGAACCTTTAAGGCACAATCCTTCCAAGTACTATGTCCTGAGCCAGCCGGAGGTGTGCAACGGGAAGACCATCTTTCTGCTCTCTCTTATCTTCAGTAGTCCAGGGAACGCAACAAGACGGGAGCTCATCAGGAAAACCTGGGGTAGTGTGACCAGCGTCCGAGGCTACCCAATTCTCACGCTGTTTGCTCTGGGAATGCCGGCGCTGGTCGCTACGCAGGAAGAGTTAGATGCAGAGGCTCAGGAGAATAATGACATAATTGAAGGGATCTTCCTGGACAGTTCGGAAAACCAAACGCTGAAGATCATCTCAATGACCCAGTGGGCTGTAGCCTTCTGTCCCAACGCCCTGTTCGTTCTCAAGGCTGATGAGGACACGTTTATCAATCTACCAGGCTTGGTAGACTATCTTCTCAATCTGAAAGGTCAGATGGAAGGTATATATCTAGGAAGGGTTATCCATCAGGATATACCTAACAGGGACCCCCATAGCCAAGAATTTGTCCCTCTTAGTGAGTACCCCGAAAAATACTACCCAGACTACTGCAGTGGTGAGGCCTTTATAATGTCCCAAGATGTGGCTCGGATGATGTGTGTGGTTTTGAACGAAGCACCCATCATGGTGCCTGCTGATGTATTTGTGGGGATCTGTGCTAAGTCCCTGGGCCTTACACCTAGCCACAGTTCAAGGTTTTCTGGGGAAAGGCACATCACATATAACAGATGCTGCTACAAGTTCATTTTCACATCCTCAGAAGCTACAGATGCTGAAACTTCCCTAGCatggaaagaaatgaatgatgGGAAAGAATGTTCTGTGTTCGAGACTTATTATGGGCTCATCTCCTGCAAGCTTCTGACATACCTGGACAGCTTCAGGCATTTTCACTGGAGGAGCTCGGAAGACCGTGCTGGGTATTTTGGTGATTAG